A portion of the Magnetococcales bacterium genome contains these proteins:
- the nadB gene encoding L-aspartate oxidase gives MANDISATRRLIETDFLIIGSGVAGLDLALHLAEHGQVIVLTKGEPSESNSFHAQGGIAAVLAPDDDLESHVRDTLVAGAGLCHSDTVRFVVENGAKAIQHLIDLGVSFTRSPEGYHLTREGGHSARRVIHSADATGQAVIKTLLERAGCHPRITIMSHHVAIDLLTDHKMGRMIPNRPDRCHGCHALEIPTGAIHTFQADFTILATGGAGKVYLYTSNPDTATGGGIAMAYRAGCRVANMEFIQFHPTCLYHPLAKSFLISEAVRGEGGILIRQNGEPFMEAHHPRKELAPRDIVARAIDFEMKRTGDDCVFLDITHKGEAFLLEHFPNIMEKCASLGIRIDKEPIPVVPAAHYVCGGVVTDLRGQTDIENLYAIGEVSHTGLHGANRLASNSLLECLVFSDAVNRDILRKRQELPRTPAPALPMWESYDTGTCDEEILISHNWDEIRRCMWNYVGIVRSEHRLARARRRIEMLLREINEYYWNCRISRNLLELRDISVVASLIIRSAIWRRESRGLHFTAHHPQKDDRNWLKDTLLPIP, from the coding sequence ATGGCAAACGACATATCCGCAACCAGACGCCTGATTGAAACGGATTTCCTGATCATCGGCAGTGGGGTGGCCGGACTCGACCTGGCCCTGCATCTGGCAGAACATGGTCAGGTGATCGTTTTAACCAAAGGTGAGCCATCCGAGTCGAACAGCTTCCACGCCCAGGGGGGCATCGCCGCCGTGTTGGCCCCCGACGATGACCTGGAGTCGCATGTCAGGGACACCCTGGTGGCCGGCGCAGGTCTGTGCCACTCCGACACGGTTCGCTTCGTGGTCGAAAACGGCGCCAAGGCCATCCAACACCTGATCGATTTGGGGGTTTCTTTCACCCGTTCCCCGGAAGGGTACCACCTGACCCGGGAAGGGGGACACTCGGCCCGTCGGGTGATCCACTCGGCGGATGCGACTGGCCAGGCGGTGATCAAAACCCTGCTCGAACGAGCCGGCTGCCACCCCCGCATCACTATCATGTCCCATCACGTTGCCATCGATTTGCTGACCGACCACAAAATGGGCCGGATGATCCCCAATCGCCCGGACCGGTGTCATGGTTGCCACGCCCTGGAAATTCCCACCGGGGCCATTCACACGTTTCAGGCGGATTTTACGATCCTCGCCACAGGCGGGGCCGGCAAAGTCTACCTCTACACCTCCAACCCGGATACCGCTACCGGCGGCGGCATCGCCATGGCCTATCGCGCCGGCTGCCGGGTGGCCAACATGGAGTTCATCCAGTTTCATCCGACCTGTCTCTACCACCCCCTGGCAAAATCCTTCCTCATCTCGGAGGCCGTGCGTGGTGAAGGGGGGATCCTGATCCGGCAAAATGGCGAACCCTTCATGGAGGCCCACCACCCCAGAAAGGAGTTGGCGCCCAGGGATATCGTCGCCCGGGCCATCGACTTTGAAATGAAACGCACCGGAGATGATTGCGTCTTCTTGGACATCACCCACAAAGGTGAGGCGTTTCTGCTGGAGCACTTCCCCAACATCATGGAAAAATGCGCCTCCCTGGGTATCCGGATCGACAAGGAACCCATACCCGTCGTGCCCGCTGCCCACTATGTCTGTGGCGGTGTGGTGACCGACCTGCGCGGACAAACCGATATTGAAAACCTCTATGCCATCGGTGAAGTCAGCCATACCGGTCTGCATGGCGCCAACCGCCTGGCTTCAAACTCCCTCCTGGAGTGTCTGGTCTTCTCCGATGCCGTCAACAGGGACATCCTGCGCAAGCGCCAGGAGTTGCCGCGCACCCCGGCACCCGCGTTGCCCATGTGGGAGAGTTATGACACCGGAACCTGTGACGAAGAGATCCTCATCTCCCACAATTGGGATGAGATACGCCGGTGCATGTGGAACTACGTTGGCATCGTGCGATCCGAACATCGCCTGGCCAGGGCCCGCCGCCGTATCGAAATGCTTCTGCGCGAGATCAACGAATATTACTGGAATTGCCGCATATCTCGTAATCTTTTGGAGTTGCGTGATATCTCCGTGGTTGCCTCGCTCATCATCCGTTCGGCCATCTGGCGGCGGGAGAGCCGGGGTCTGCACTTCACGGCCCATCATCCCCAAAAGGATGATCGCAACTGGCTCAAGGATACCCTCCTGCCCATCCCGTAA
- a CDS encoding GTP cyclohydrolase I FolE2, producing the protein MLNDLSDEPSALCPGALSDVQSQRDERHLAIDKVGVKNIRYPIVVKDRSQGSQHTIATINMFVNLPHQFKGTHMSRFLEVLAEHDRAISVESLPVLLQKIRSHLRAEEAHMDLDFPYFIRKAAPVSGSEALMDYQVRFSGLLDHHGFQLTLGVEVPVTSLCPCSKEISRYGAHNQRSHVTVTLRTREFIWVEEVIELVERNASCELYAILKRPDEKHVTERAYENPRFVEDMVRSVAADLSEDARISWYTVASENFESIHNHSAYAFIEGRQQES; encoded by the coding sequence ATGTTGAACGACCTGTCCGATGAACCGTCCGCCCTCTGCCCTGGCGCCCTCTCCGATGTCCAATCCCAGAGGGATGAGCGGCATTTGGCCATCGACAAGGTGGGGGTGAAAAATATTCGCTATCCCATCGTCGTCAAGGACCGCAGCCAGGGGAGTCAGCACACCATTGCCACCATCAACATGTTTGTCAATCTCCCCCACCAGTTCAAGGGGACGCACATGTCCCGCTTCCTGGAGGTGTTGGCGGAACATGACCGGGCCATTTCGGTGGAGAGCCTGCCGGTTCTCCTGCAAAAAATCCGCAGTCATCTACGTGCTGAAGAGGCCCACATGGACCTCGATTTTCCCTATTTCATACGCAAGGCGGCTCCCGTCAGCGGTTCCGAAGCCCTGATGGATTATCAGGTGCGTTTTTCGGGTCTCCTGGACCACCACGGCTTTCAATTGACTCTGGGGGTGGAAGTTCCGGTAACCTCCCTCTGCCCCTGTTCCAAGGAAATTTCCCGCTATGGAGCGCACAATCAACGCTCCCATGTGACGGTGACCTTGCGCACCCGAGAGTTTATCTGGGTGGAGGAGGTGATCGAGTTGGTGGAGAGAAACGCCTCGTGCGAGCTTTATGCCATCCTCAAGCGTCCTGACGAAAAACATGTGACCGAACGGGCCTATGAGAATCCACGCTTTGTCGAGGATATGGTGCGTTCGGTGGCGGCAGATTTGTCGGAAGATGCGCGCATTTCCTGGTACACTGTCGCGTCGGAAAATTTTGAGTCGATCCACAACCACTCCGCCTATGCCTTCATCGAAGGTCGCCAACAGGAAAGTTGA
- a CDS encoding class I SAM-dependent methyltransferase, with product MNEPTALELSGSSLTLPGGSENAPSAFCVSKNVELPKYLQDTYWWAYLHPTGVRFFERQWIVNMILWGNFVDLRNAALAEIGSSIPGQTLQVACVYGDFTQEVARRLAPDATLDVVDVAPVQLENLARKLGDSPRVRLHHQDSTSLSFADGSFDHVVVFFLLHEQPSEARIRTVHEALRVTRPEGKVIFMDYHGPSPINPFRYVMIPILTTLEPFAMEMWRQEITDWIPRDMPIRGIHKETYFGGLYQKLVITR from the coding sequence ATGAATGAACCGACCGCCCTGGAACTGTCCGGGTCCAGTTTGACACTTCCCGGGGGTTCGGAAAATGCCCCGTCGGCGTTTTGCGTCTCCAAGAATGTAGAACTGCCGAAATATTTACAAGATACCTACTGGTGGGCCTATCTGCACCCGACCGGTGTGCGCTTCTTCGAGCGACAGTGGATCGTCAACATGATCCTGTGGGGAAATTTTGTCGATCTGCGCAACGCCGCTCTCGCGGAGATTGGCAGCTCGATTCCCGGCCAAACCCTGCAAGTGGCGTGTGTTTATGGTGACTTCACCCAGGAGGTGGCCCGTCGCCTCGCCCCGGACGCCACCCTGGATGTGGTGGATGTCGCCCCGGTGCAGTTGGAAAATCTGGCGCGCAAACTGGGAGACTCTCCCCGGGTCAGGCTTCATCATCAGGATTCGACATCCCTCTCCTTTGCCGATGGCAGTTTCGATCATGTGGTGGTCTTCTTTCTCCTCCACGAGCAGCCGTCCGAAGCGCGCATCCGCACGGTTCACGAGGCCTTGCGGGTCACCCGTCCAGAGGGTAAGGTGATTTTCATGGATTACCATGGGCCCAGTCCGATCAACCCCTTCCGGTATGTCATGATCCCCATTCTGACCACTCTGGAACCCTTCGCCATGGAGATGTGGCGGCAGGAGATCACCGACTGGATCCCCAGGGATATGCCCATCCGTGGTATCCACAAAGAGACCTACTTCGGAGGTCTTTACCAAAAACTGGTCATCACCCGGTAG
- a CDS encoding 30S ribosomal protein S21, which translates to MRVEVYDNNVDQAIRVLKKKMNREGMFREMKKRKFFEKPSERRRRKKAEAVRRLRKKLRRAIVAGMS; encoded by the coding sequence GTGAGGGTTGAGGTTTACGACAACAATGTCGATCAGGCCATTCGGGTTCTGAAGAAAAAAATGAACCGGGAAGGTATGTTCCGGGAGATGAAAAAACGCAAATTTTTTGAAAAGCCCTCCGAAAGACGGCGCAGGAAAAAGGCCGAGGCTGTTCGGCGGCTCCGAAAAAAACTGCGCCGGGCCATCGTGGCCGGCATGAGCTAG
- a CDS encoding proline--tRNA ligase, with the protein MRFNLSLIPTLKENPVEAHVVSHRFMLRAGLIRPLTAGIYNWLPLGLRVLRQVENIVRQEMDAAGAQEILMPAVQPAELWEESGRWQHYGKELLRLSDRHDRPYCFGPTHEEVVTDLVRREIKSYKQLPVNFYQIQTKFRDEIRPRFGVMRGREFLMKDAYSFDIDSAGLDRSYQGMFAAYERIFRRCGLRFRAVEADTGAIGGASSHEFHVLADSGEDIIASCSHCGYAANLEKAQSASLPPMGAGETPQPRAEVATPGRKTIDQVAEFLAVPKHRTVKSLLVLNDAGEWVLLLLRGDHELNEIKASQVIGGPLTLPAPERIQAELGLPVGSLGPVGMSERVRVVADVALQDACNMVCGANRDGWHLTGVNWLRDLPAPAFADLRQVEVGDPCPRCPQGTLSRDRGIEVGHVFKLGYKYSQAMNVRVLDHDGREQHPIMGCYGIGVSRIVAAAIEQNHDDNGIVWPVALAPFAVEILLVNPKDAQAAAAAEALYADLRRTGLETLLDDRDERIGVKFKDADLLGIPFRVLVGGRSLKEGHFELQSRRGGEPERVPPAEMSARLAQRLADLKHAEIT; encoded by the coding sequence ATGCGCTTCAATCTCTCTCTGATCCCCACCCTGAAGGAAAACCCTGTCGAGGCCCATGTGGTTTCCCACCGCTTTATGTTGCGAGCGGGGTTGATCCGGCCTTTGACCGCAGGCATTTACAACTGGCTTCCCCTGGGTTTGCGGGTGCTGCGCCAGGTGGAGAACATTGTGCGTCAGGAGATGGATGCCGCCGGCGCCCAGGAGATTCTCATGCCGGCTGTGCAACCCGCCGAACTTTGGGAAGAGTCGGGCCGTTGGCAACATTACGGCAAGGAGCTTTTGCGTCTCTCGGATCGTCATGACCGGCCCTACTGTTTTGGCCCCACCCACGAAGAGGTGGTGACCGATCTGGTGCGGCGCGAGATCAAATCCTACAAGCAGCTTCCGGTCAATTTTTATCAGATCCAGACCAAATTTCGTGATGAAATCCGCCCGCGTTTTGGTGTCATGCGGGGGCGGGAGTTTTTGATGAAGGATGCCTACTCCTTCGATATCGACTCTGCGGGCCTCGATCGCAGTTATCAAGGAATGTTTGCCGCCTACGAGCGCATATTCCGGCGTTGTGGCCTGCGCTTTCGAGCTGTGGAGGCCGACACCGGGGCAATCGGCGGGGCCAGTTCCCATGAGTTTCACGTTTTGGCCGATTCGGGCGAGGATATCATCGCTTCCTGTTCCCATTGCGGTTACGCGGCCAACCTGGAAAAGGCCCAGTCGGCGTCGTTGCCCCCCATGGGTGCAGGTGAAACGCCCCAGCCACGGGCTGAAGTCGCCACGCCCGGACGCAAAACCATCGATCAGGTGGCAGAGTTTCTTGCCGTGCCGAAGCACCGGACCGTCAAGTCGCTGCTGGTTTTGAATGATGCCGGTGAGTGGGTGCTGTTGCTTCTGCGCGGTGACCATGAGTTGAACGAGATCAAGGCATCCCAAGTGATTGGCGGACCCCTGACCCTGCCTGCCCCTGAACGCATACAAGCTGAACTCGGGTTGCCGGTTGGTTCGCTGGGTCCGGTGGGTATGTCGGAGCGCGTGCGCGTGGTGGCGGATGTCGCCTTGCAGGATGCCTGCAACATGGTGTGCGGCGCCAATCGCGACGGATGGCACCTGACCGGCGTCAACTGGTTGCGGGATCTGCCGGCGCCCGCGTTTGCCGATTTGCGGCAGGTCGAGGTTGGCGATCCCTGCCCCCGTTGCCCGCAGGGTACCCTGAGCCGGGATCGGGGCATCGAGGTGGGGCACGTTTTCAAACTTGGCTACAAATATTCCCAGGCCATGAATGTGCGGGTGCTGGACCATGATGGGCGGGAGCAGCACCCCATCATGGGTTGCTACGGGATCGGGGTATCGCGTATCGTTGCGGCGGCCATCGAGCAAAACCATGACGACAACGGCATCGTCTGGCCGGTTGCCCTGGCCCCGTTTGCCGTGGAGATTTTGTTGGTCAACCCCAAAGATGCCCAGGCCGCCGCCGCTGCCGAAGCTCTTTACGCCGACCTGCGTCGCACGGGGCTGGAGACCCTGCTGGATGACCGGGACGAACGCATCGGCGTCAAATTCAAGGATGCGGATTTGTTGGGCATTCCATTCCGTGTCCTGGTGGGGGGGCGCAGTCTCAAGGAAGGCCACTTTGAATTGCAGTCCCGACGGGGCGGGGAGCCGGAACGGGTGCCCCCCGCAGAAATGTCCGCCAGGTTGGCGCAGCGACTTGCCGACCTGAAACATGCGGAGATAACCTGA
- a CDS encoding zf-HC2 domain-containing protein: protein MRCDHELISAYLDGELDAALLDSVTSHLLDCPECGRQFSALAQARDAIQKNCLIPDPEGVIASVMAVIDQKSSSPSAGKNFSPPLSMWTMKNGAIRK from the coding sequence ATGCGTTGTGATCACGAATTGATTTCAGCATACCTGGACGGAGAGTTGGATGCGGCGCTTCTGGACTCCGTGACCTCCCATCTGTTGGATTGCCCGGAGTGTGGCCGTCAATTCAGTGCGCTTGCCCAGGCCCGTGATGCCATCCAAAAAAATTGCCTGATCCCCGACCCGGAGGGTGTCATCGCGTCGGTTATGGCTGTCATCGATCAAAAAAGCTCCTCGCCATCCGCCGGGAAAAATTTCTCTCCACCCCTTTCCATGTGGACCATGAAGAACGGCGCCATTCGCAAGTAG
- a CDS encoding chemotaxis protein CheX, translated as MEKSVLADQFSAALKEAVQELAETMLSREIIPGDGQFSPLEQPVDFSAVVSYSGAIQGSLCLSGPAKSVLALASTLIGEERPYMDPDLEDSFSEICNIIGGGVQTRMEPTLGSISMSPPVVVSGHNHAVVARDEQHACVSQLFSMDGQTFFTEIFYKCDEPASS; from the coding sequence ATGGAGAAGAGCGTGTTGGCCGATCAATTCAGTGCAGCCTTGAAGGAAGCGGTCCAGGAGCTTGCGGAGACCATGTTGTCCCGCGAAATCATCCCTGGCGATGGACAGTTTTCTCCCCTGGAGCAACCGGTGGATTTCAGTGCCGTGGTGAGTTACAGCGGTGCCATTCAGGGCAGCCTGTGCCTCTCCGGGCCTGCCAAGAGCGTCCTTGCGTTGGCCTCCACCCTGATCGGTGAGGAGAGGCCCTACATGGACCCGGACCTGGAGGACTCCTTCTCCGAAATATGCAACATCATCGGCGGTGGGGTCCAAACCCGGATGGAACCGACCTTGGGCTCCATCAGCATGTCCCCCCCGGTGGTGGTCTCCGGCCACAACCATGCCGTGGTGGCTCGCGATGAGCAGCATGCCTGCGTCAGTCAGCTTTTTTCCATGGATGGGCAGACGTTTTTTACGGAAATTTTTTACAAATGTGACGAACCGGCCTCTTCGTAG
- a CDS encoding sigma-70 family RNA polymerase sigma factor: MVEADNILVEKVKKGDNRAFELLMRKYQGRIASVISRTVSDPSRVQDLTQETFLKAYRALPTFRGDSAFYTWLFRIAVNTAKNHLMVADRGVLAHDLELDDADKVAPQLRDYNTPERQLLQDELLETLDAAIRDLPEMMRKVIELRDIQDKSYEEIAALLECPIGTVRSRIFRGRQEIMDRMKRYLTAGVRPHYKTENRESEP; this comes from the coding sequence GTGGTTGAAGCGGACAATATCCTTGTCGAAAAAGTCAAGAAGGGTGACAACCGTGCCTTCGAGTTGCTTATGCGCAAATATCAAGGCCGGATCGCGTCGGTCATATCCCGTACCGTGTCCGACCCTTCCAGGGTGCAGGATTTGACCCAGGAGACCTTCCTCAAGGCCTATCGCGCCCTGCCAACGTTCCGTGGCGATTCGGCTTTCTATACGTGGTTGTTCCGGATCGCGGTCAATACGGCCAAGAACCACCTCATGGTGGCTGACCGGGGTGTGTTGGCCCATGATTTGGAGCTGGACGATGCCGACAAGGTGGCGCCGCAATTGCGTGATTACAACACACCGGAGCGTCAACTTCTCCAGGATGAGTTGCTTGAGACCTTGGATGCCGCCATACGCGACCTCCCCGAGATGATGCGTAAGGTCATTGAGTTGCGGGACATTCAGGATAAATCTTATGAGGAGATCGCCGCGCTACTGGAGTGTCCGATCGGAACGGTCCGCTCACGCATCTTCCGGGGCCGACAGGAGATTATGGATCGCATGAAACGATACCTGACGGCCGGGGTGCGGCCCCACTATAAAACTGAAAACCGTGAAAGCGAACCTTGA
- a CDS encoding SEL1-like repeat protein yields the protein MDEIKRPAWHAVLYEGEKVLYTLETLGSGLPEDQNALRQLILVATDFSCILVSLVGEEFLATRYDLDAITSLEEIFPLHLKLRTHRDAIHIRLSDQYEAAFVKNEVLPAIQARLALTPKDKLAFLLRKLQVKGLLRPKPLLKVALGTTLLVGVLFGLSLYLKARPSPVPATQESPASVVSSATTAKAPEDGEKGDATPSSHTEIPARDSEAAPPPAVVSPAKGSSAPPSLPGASGGGSPMGQIAGAVAGSVAKAVMSQMNPEVMGKLIQGVASQMSAAPGQGSPVDPGKMLSGLPVQTGPIDPARFGAVEQSPEGVDLNQIATSLGTQTTQGMDLQKMANMLDPQLRQAAQGQGNPQPPDRLDPQLRQVAQGQGNPQTPDRNHPVEASHLSGASSAQSSSGEPLHPPASRPTSTEVRDQQAPRIPARTGEAVPKPADQSANPAKQSSSGEPLHPPASRPTATEMRDQQAPRIPARTGEAVSKPADQSANPGLSAPTLGNQSPLVKPEGSGRSPPVKPEGTSLVAGTPQQATGTPQQAGVDMPVVPLDAYRRQYPGLYDHLTDQQLAAGLHRRYYRHMPRETYFRQLGLDPKHPGHHFVSLLDYRASYPGFYDDLTDVELAQGLQQKYYPEMTWEEYVALAGCEDPQDLFVARDLAEGLRMAREILAEGETQRAFRVFLRLAQRGSTAAQSGLGFLLSRGIGTLVDKSRAMRWYRKAALQGDVTAQYNLGLLLAAKDIPEHDLKESAFWMQKAAENGDQAARDNLEQFVAH from the coding sequence ATGGATGAGATCAAACGCCCGGCCTGGCATGCCGTCCTTTATGAGGGCGAGAAGGTTTTGTACACCCTGGAAACCTTGGGCAGCGGGTTGCCGGAGGATCAAAATGCCCTGCGTCAACTGATCCTGGTCGCCACGGATTTCAGTTGCATCCTGGTCTCCCTGGTCGGGGAGGAGTTTTTGGCCACACGTTACGACCTCGATGCCATCACCAGCCTTGAAGAGATATTTCCCCTTCATCTGAAGCTGAGAACCCATCGGGATGCGATCCACATTCGCCTCTCCGACCAGTATGAGGCTGCCTTCGTCAAAAACGAGGTGTTGCCTGCCATCCAAGCCAGGCTCGCCCTTACACCCAAGGATAAACTTGCATTTCTGCTGCGCAAGTTGCAGGTCAAGGGCTTGTTGCGTCCCAAACCGCTCCTGAAGGTTGCCTTGGGGACAACGCTGCTGGTCGGGGTGCTTTTTGGCCTGTCTCTTTATTTGAAGGCACGCCCTTCTCCCGTACCGGCCACCCAGGAATCGCCCGCTTCCGTTGTCTCGTCGGCAACGACCGCCAAGGCTCCAGAAGACGGCGAAAAGGGCGATGCCACACCATCCTCCCATACGGAGATCCCGGCCCGAGATAGCGAGGCTGCGCCTCCCCCCGCTGTTGTCTCCCCTGCCAAAGGGTCTTCCGCCCCCCCCTCCCTGCCTGGAGCATCCGGCGGAGGCAGCCCCATGGGACAGATTGCCGGAGCGGTGGCAGGATCGGTCGCCAAAGCGGTCATGAGTCAAATGAATCCGGAGGTCATGGGTAAATTGATACAGGGGGTGGCTTCCCAGATGTCCGCTGCCCCGGGTCAAGGGTCTCCCGTCGACCCCGGGAAGATGTTGAGCGGGCTCCCCGTCCAAACCGGACCCATCGATCCAGCCCGGTTTGGCGCTGTCGAGCAGTCACCGGAAGGTGTCGACCTCAACCAGATTGCCACCTCCCTGGGAACCCAAACCACCCAGGGAATGGATCTGCAAAAGATGGCCAACATGCTGGACCCACAACTCCGCCAGGCTGCTCAGGGACAGGGCAACCCGCAACCCCCGGACCGATTGGACCCACAACTCCGCCAGGTTGCTCAAGGGCAGGGCAACCCACAAACCCCGGACCGAAACCATCCTGTAGAGGCAAGTCACCTGAGCGGCGCCTCTTCGGCGCAAAGCTCTTCCGGAGAGCCCTTGCACCCTCCGGCCTCCAGGCCCACATCGACGGAGGTGCGTGACCAACAAGCCCCCCGGATCCCTGCCCGGACAGGTGAGGCCGTTCCCAAACCTGCGGACCAGTCGGCCAACCCGGCCAAGCAAAGCTCTTCCGGAGAGCCCTTGCACCCTCCGGCCTCCAGGCCCACAGCGACGGAGATGCGTGACCAACAAGCCCCCCGGATCCCTGCCCGGACAGGTGAGGCCGTTTCCAAGCCTGCGGACCAGTCGGCGAACCCAGGCTTGTCTGCCCCAACGCTCGGTAACCAGTCACCTCTGGTCAAGCCGGAAGGATCTGGTCGGTCACCTCCGGTCAAGCCGGAAGGAACCAGCTTGGTTGCGGGCACTCCACAACAGGCGACCGGCACGCCGCAGCAGGCCGGTGTCGATATGCCCGTTGTTCCCCTGGATGCGTATCGTCGCCAGTATCCCGGTCTTTACGACCACCTGACCGATCAGCAGTTGGCCGCCGGGTTGCATCGTCGTTATTACCGCCATATGCCACGGGAGACCTATTTTCGTCAGTTGGGGCTCGATCCGAAGCATCCTGGCCACCATTTTGTATCCCTGCTCGACTACCGGGCCAGCTATCCAGGATTCTACGATGATCTGACCGATGTCGAACTCGCGCAGGGTTTGCAGCAAAAATATTATCCAGAGATGACCTGGGAGGAGTATGTTGCGTTGGCCGGGTGTGAGGATCCCCAGGATTTGTTCGTGGCCAGAGATCTGGCGGAAGGGTTGCGAATGGCCCGGGAAATTTTGGCCGAAGGAGAAACGCAACGTGCCTTCCGCGTTTTTTTGCGTCTTGCCCAACGGGGTTCCACTGCCGCCCAAAGTGGCTTGGGATTTTTACTGTCGCGTGGTATAGGAACCCTGGTTGATAAGAGCCGGGCCATGCGCTGGTATCGCAAGGCGGCTTTGCAGGGGGATGTGACCGCTCAATACAACCTTGGGTTGTTGCTGGCGGCCAAGGATATCCCGGAACATGATCTCAAAGAGTCCGCCTTTTGGATGCAAAAGGCGGCTGAGAATGGCGATCAGGCGGCACGGGACAATCTGGAACAGTTTGTCGCCCATTAG
- a CDS encoding DegQ family serine endoprotease, which yields MKNKICMRRLSALLVALLFFVPGRSGAAPPLNSPDLVALVKSLKPVVVNISTAQSGNGRHAEEGDDEDSDSARPNPKAPPGGGPGARDFSFKGTPFEEFFKRFFDRMPDQGFKSRSLGSGVIINASGFILTNNHVVENSTEILVRLSTDEEFTAEVVGRDAKTDLALIRIKAPHPLPEAILGDSEKAEVGSWVLAIGNPFGLEATVTAGIISAKGRVIGTGPYDDFIQTDAAINPGNSGGPLFNLDGQVIGINTAIFSRSGGNMGIGFAIPVNLAKQIVDQLKSQGHVTRGWLGVRIQTITQDLADALGLDKRHGALVASVDPGGPADKAGLKARDVIISFDGHPVDRMHELPTIVASTPVGKKVELEIVRDGAHKKLVTAISEMKEEAVVSDVSPHTDKSSLGLTVSPITPKIRQDLELADDMTGIVITAVKPGSSAFAVGLRPGDVISEINRNKIHSLEEFQRITKGVKKGDMLLILVMRDGDPRFLAMKVD from the coding sequence ATGAAGAACAAGATCTGTATGCGCCGTTTGTCGGCATTGTTGGTGGCTTTGTTGTTTTTCGTTCCCGGTCGCAGCGGCGCCGCGCCTCCTCTCAACTCTCCCGACCTGGTTGCCCTGGTCAAAAGTCTGAAGCCGGTTGTCGTCAACATCAGCACGGCCCAGAGCGGTAACGGTCGGCATGCCGAAGAGGGTGACGACGAGGATTCCGACTCCGCCCGCCCCAATCCCAAAGCCCCCCCGGGCGGTGGACCAGGCGCCCGGGATTTTTCCTTCAAGGGGACGCCGTTCGAAGAGTTTTTCAAGCGTTTTTTCGACCGTATGCCCGATCAGGGGTTCAAGTCGCGCAGCCTCGGTTCCGGCGTCATCATCAATGCGTCCGGCTTTATTCTGACAAACAACCATGTTGTTGAAAATTCGACTGAAATTTTGGTGAGGCTCTCCACCGACGAGGAGTTTACCGCAGAGGTCGTCGGCAGAGACGCCAAAACCGATCTGGCCCTGATCCGTATCAAGGCGCCGCATCCTTTGCCCGAGGCCATCCTGGGTGATTCTGAAAAGGCGGAGGTCGGCTCCTGGGTACTTGCCATCGGCAATCCCTTCGGTTTGGAGGCGACGGTCACCGCTGGCATCATTTCCGCCAAGGGGCGTGTCATCGGCACTGGCCCCTATGATGACTTCATCCAGACCGATGCAGCCATCAATCCCGGCAACTCCGGCGGACCGCTCTTCAATCTGGATGGCCAGGTGATTGGCATCAACACGGCCATTTTTTCCCGTTCCGGCGGCAATATGGGCATCGGTTTTGCCATTCCTGTCAACTTGGCCAAGCAGATCGTCGATCAGTTGAAATCTCAAGGCCATGTCACCCGGGGTTGGCTGGGGGTTCGCATCCAGACCATCACCCAGGATCTGGCGGATGCCCTGGGATTGGACAAGCGCCATGGCGCTCTCGTTGCCAGTGTTGACCCCGGTGGCCCGGCTGACAAGGCCGGCTTGAAGGCCAGGGATGTCATCATCTCCTTTGACGGACACCCCGTGGATCGCATGCACGAGCTCCCCACCATCGTTGCTTCCACACCGGTGGGTAAAAAGGTGGAGTTGGAGATCGTCCGTGACGGCGCCCATAAAAAACTTGTCACAGCTATCTCCGAAATGAAGGAGGAAGCCGTCGTCTCGGATGTCTCTCCGCACACCGACAAGAGTTCACTGGGCCTGACCGTTTCGCCCATAACACCCAAAATTCGCCAAGATCTGGAGCTGGCCGACGACATGACGGGCATTGTCATCACTGCCGTGAAGCCTGGCAGCAGCGCCTTTGCCGTGGGCTTGCGTCCGGGTGATGTCATCAGTGAAATCAACCGTAACAAGATTCATAGCCTGGAGGAGTTTCAACGTATCACTAAAGGTGTGAAAAAGGGTGACATGCTCCTCATCCTGGTCATGCGTGACGGAGACCCGCGCTTCCTGGCCATGAAGGTTGATTGA